CAATGAGACATTATATGTAAAGTCTTTGGTACAGAAACTGTCGtacaatagacatttattaaatgtttgtatCCTTTTCTTAATGACttcaatctttttaaaaactcataaaatatttatttttaaaatgaattttaacaatcgtttttaaaaattaaattcaaaattatcTTCCGCCTTCAAGCCTTCATCATCactcactgaaaaagaaaacaatgtgataCCCATTATATGTGTAAAGTCTGGCAAAACATGTGTCCATGTTAGCTAGGTTgcagaaataaaaatcaagggAAATAAAGTGGGAAAAATGTGTTTCCAGCTGAATTCAatttccatcacttctttctctgtgaattagaatatttttcttcatgagtcttgTAATTGCGATGGATCCTTGAATTGCTCAAAGAAGCTAAGTCCTTAATGATTATTACAATATCGCAGTTACTGAATACAGTGCTCTCTGAGTTCTTATtttttcagtttgcatcagttcatacaaggcttcccagctttttctgaaaccattatgctgtattccatcaaaatcatataacaaaacttcaaaagccatttcccaatttagGGGTATCCGTTCAATTTCCAGTAGTTTGCCCCTACAAAATGAACTGCTCTAAAGATTTTTGTATGTATTGGCCGTTTTACTTTGATGTTTTTGGCATGAAGAAGCAGTAGTGGTACTGCTGAGTCAAAAGGTGTGGACAATTTTATAACTGTTTGTGTACGTGCTTTGTGACAGTACTCTGGCAAAACATAGCTCCTCTGGGAAGACATGACATTCCCCTAGTGACCCCTGTTTTTGATGAGTGGAGTCACAATGCAATATTCCTGCCATGTAGGTGCAGTTTTCAGTAGATTAAGTACTTGTCTGAATGGTCAAATTATGTCTAAGGAGAAGTCAATGAACTAaccagaatcaagaaaaaaacttAATGAGTTTAGATTCCAAGATTAATATACCAAACAATGGACATCAGATCAAGAATAAGTTTATTAATAAGTGATagggaagactgagagagagggaagtggagaagggtgaagagaaaagaagacctgAAATACAACTCAAGAAGTAGCATTAACGTAGAATAAGTGCCATTTAAGGGAAATGTTGCTTGGGATTGGAGTGGGGGGCAGGGCCACTGAGACACTAGTCTAATGGACACTAGTCCATTCTGTTTGAAATGCTTGTTCTTGTAGGAAGTTATGTTTCTCTTGGAGTGGAGGATGCCCTCCTAAGTACCCTTTAGAGATACATAAACATAGTTTGGTGGCTCCCAGGACCTAGTCAATATTCATGTCAATGTTTACTGATATACTGCACATGAGATTTGAGGGAAGGGGAAGTGGTTGGAGAGATTAAAGACAAATATAGTTCACAAGATACTACTTTTGGGCACACAGACGTATCAACTTCAAAAATCTCATTACCAGTACTTTTCAATAGCTAGATTTGAGAAATTACAGCCTTTCttaatagcaattttttttttcataatgttcAGGCTTAAGTGTATAatggcatagttctaaattgtttaaCAGAACAATTGGACCAGTATACCATTCCACTAACAGTGCATGAGTCTCTCTTTTTCCACATCCGccctagcatttgtcattttccttttcattcatgtCAGCcattctgatagatgtgaggtggtacctcagagttttcttaatttgaatttttgtaataaataataatttatagcaTTTAAAATGTGATTATTAGCAGCTTTACATTTTCCTTCTGTAAAGTGTctgcttatatcctttgactattaatgaattgaggaatgactcttacttttataaatttgactcagttcccaatatatttgagaattgattttatttattttgaatttattaaagaaacttgctgtaacaCGCCCTCCCTATGTCCCTATATCTTTGCTATCTTTCCTGAACTGGTTGGTTTGTGTAaaatattgcattttaatttcCTCAAATCAATCCCTACTTTAATCTTATCTCTTGTTATaaaatcttcccttttccatagatctgacaggaatTTTTTTCCCAGGCTGTCTTAATCTGATTATAATATCATTCTTTATGCCTAAAACATATccgttttgaccttatcttgttatATAGTGAGAAACATTGTTctgtatctagtttctgccagccGCTTCCCAGCTTTCCTGAAAGTTTTgctgaatagtgagttcttgcacCAAAAGCTTGGAGATTTGGATTTATCAAATCCTAGATTACCATGGTCATTTGtatctctatatttttttttgcctgatcTACTTTGCATAggatccattttatttcttacttaaTACTACATTTTTTTAGATAATTAGCACTTTGTCATATGTATTGAAAATATGGTACTGTTATGCCACAATCCTCTACTcttttccattgattttttttccagatgaattttgtcattgttttttctacctttatagtcatttggtagtttgattattATGACATTGAAAAagtatattattttgttttacttactCAGCCTATTCATTCGTAATTAATATTTGTATGATTGTTTCTAGCTatcttcatttgtgtgaaaactgCCATCTTTTTAATAGCACAATTTTGTAAGTACCACAGTACTGCTTTAAAATACATGGAACATAATAGTGTCAACGGAACTAAACTTTAATTGTAAAGGCAGTTCACTCTATTTTAGGACAGTCCTAATTTTTCAGTGAATCAGGATAGATTAATGGATAGAAAACTGAATTGGCTGagtgaaaaagagaggaggtatGTTCAGTCTAGCATCACAAAGATACATGTAAGTAAGTTTAGGAGTCACCAAAATCAGTAGTCCTAAATTATGTTAGCTTGAGAGAAGATGTATGATTCAGAAAGTCCTGTCCCATATCTTGTTCCCAGTTTACTATGTGGATCAATATGAATTGATATAcaagttttcttatttatctaaaatcataataaaaattgAATCTGCATTCCCCATCCAGAACATATTTCTGGTTGAGTCTGTTTTAATATCTAAAACATTTTGTTATCTCTGAATAATTTGGCTACACCCCATACTTACACATGCATTAATTCTTCCCAGTAGAACAGAAGGTAGTTGAGGGCAAAGATTCAAaagtcagagaggagagaaataaacaagcaaaaagtGTACTGCAGCATCAAGGGTGTGACCAAAAAGACGTTGTTTTATATATTGATAAAACATTTTTTCGCAAATGATAATCATTATAAAAAATGATCAatatttttttgcttatttttaatctAGTTCTCCTTAACtattaagataaaattttaatttttgaagtcTTTCTGTTTAGGTGAAAATCATGTTCATTGACAGGCAATGTATTCCCATGTGTGCTGAAGCAATATTTCACTGTGGCttgattaaaaaatacatattagcAACAATATGTTCTATCTTATAGCACTTGAAAATATTGCTTTTACAATGACCTGAATTGCCCCTACCTAGAATTCTTTCTAGATCTGTATTTGACAATAGTCTCCCTCATTCTAGGTCTTACGAGTGAATTAACACTCACCAAAACACAAATGCCCATCAGTTTCCTATGAAGAAAGAAGATGTTCATTCTATTCCCTTCAATAATGAAGATTGCCTGATTTTTCCATTTTGCAAATTACTTACTTTAACAATAGTCATAATTCATTTCAAATTATATGCATTGTACATGAATTCAGGGTTAGAAAGAGATACGTTAATGGttaatgcaattttttaaaaaaaataataagtaatcAACCTAGTAATCATCACTGAGACACATTTATTGGGCCTATCTGGTATGTTTTTTCCTATTGAATCTCTGCCCAAGAAACAtggattatttttaaatagtatcCTTTATGGTCAGGTAGGTGGTTGTAATGACAGTTTAAATGGGAAGACCTTCACTATTCATTACTAAGCCCATGTGACATGCGTGGGTCACTTGGAAACCTGAGTTACATGAGTTCGTGGtgggaagggtagagcagaaaaggtgaaagaggaagaggcagagctagcgcagaggtgagaggaagttagccatgagagcagtcagagctaggaagggtgCAAACAAGCAGTCAGCCAGTtggcatgagtgaaagagcttgtttccgattttgtttaagggagcttgtttgtggaaATTCTAGAAGGGGGAAGGCTTAGGACTGgcgttgtcctctgcattgttattgcatataaatttttgttactaggatggatttggctttctgatgtcagaataaatattttgattctgtCTCCTATGTGGAgcgtctgttgtatttcatgattcagaattgcgtTGGGATATTCATGACTGCCAGAGGcaatgtgaatatctcattggctCTTacagtggtgtagtggataaagtgccatgCCTTAAATCAGCAAGACTCATTCTttatttcaaatctggcttcagaccctttctagctatgtgaccctgggcaaatcacttaaccttgctttcttcagtctttatatttataaaatgagctgaagaaggaaatggaaaaccaacgTAATATCTTTAACAAGTGAATCCCCGATGAGGTCATAAAGCATCAGACGTGGCCAAAACAAATGATCAACAAATACAacaattatcatttatttatgaCTGTTATTAGACACCTATTTTGGGGAAAGACAATAATGGGCTGAGTGCTGCAAAGTAGATGGATGGCTAATCTTAGAAATATGAAGTTTTAGGCTCAATTCCTGATTCTGGTACATATGAATTCCATcaacttcatttattcattctcgTAGTTGTATTCTCAGGGTCTATCACAGTGTATACCACAGAGGACGTGATCATAAATAGTTCTTGATTGCTTCACTGTCAGCCACAATAATGGTTCTTGTTCTCTTGtatttttgtttccttatgtGCCTTTTATGTTTAGGCCAAAaatccattttgacattattaTGGAATATAGCGTTATATTTATAACAAGAgtaataataagtaacatttaaATACCACTTATTATGTTCCAGTAATCGTGCTAATgacttgctaatttttttctcatttggttGTCATAACAATTCAGGGATGTAGCTATcaacattatcctcattttacaagtaagaaaactgaagcagaggttaaaaAAATTGGCAAGAGTCATCCAACTAACtcgggtcttctgactccaggtctgatgttctatccattgttcACCTAGCTCTCGCTTCACAAGCTCATAACCTGCACTCAATCTCGACCAAAATACTTTCTAGTAAtcccacattttttaaaagttcttaaaCATGCAATTCATATTATCAGATTTATTTAGCAATGAGTTATTCTTCATGAAACTAACTTATGTAGAATTTCCCAGTCATCTACTTTTGTATTTTCAGTGATGCATGCATATTTCAGTGATGAATGATGATGATTTAACTCTCTGGATTTCATTCTGGAAAAATCAACGATCAGTCatatgcttctttttttccccttctcatgACACTTTTGCCATGAACAAAAAGTTCTATGAACAAAGACACTTTTATACGTCACCTCCAGCCCTGACCTCCATTGACAGATCAAACAACGGAGGATATAATCCACTAAACAAGTGAAAGAATCTTAGATCACATCTTTGGTGGTTTGACTGTTAGTTTCTCAAATATGCCACACCACAGTAAATCCTGCTTAACTTCTAGACACCAACATActtttcttattgacctttgacttgacagtcatttctttttcttttcttcaaaaaagTAATTATAATTCAGACTTTGATAATTTGTGTTCAACATTTTGTTTTCTCACAAACCTGTTTGAATTATGAATGTTATGCTGTCTTGATAGTGTTGGATACTGGGAAGAGATGATTCTACCTTCTTCATGAGGTTCTTCATCTTGTAACTGATATCTGCCTATCTAGTCTGGAATGAAATTTGTGTCTCAGTGTGTGTGTCCATGCCATTCCTTATCATAATACTTCTGTCCAGCATCCCAGATGAATCTAAAATCTCTATACATAACCACAAGTATTTTTCGTTGTTTAGAACTGCATTACAATGGCATATCATCCCAATATTGTCAAGAAAATTCACTGGAAGAAGAGAACCCTGGAACACCATCCTAACTGCTAGTCCTTTTATTAGGATCACTTGCCCTTTTTTTACTCTTCACTTCCAGTATTTGTGATAAAAAGCAGAGTAATTTTTCAAAGTATAACCTATCCTTGCATGTGAGCCATGATTTCAAACTCCTATTTTTTAGcgcattttctctttgttttttgctCCAGATAACAGAACTGCCAGAGTCATTGGATATCTGTGAATACCTCATCATAAAATTTGAGATTGGAGAAGATGAGGTATCCCCTATGAAAGACCTAGGATACCTCTTTAAAGAGTATAAATCTTTAGTATATTGCTGGGGGAGGGATGAACTTTCAGaattaattatattcatatatctccTCAATGGTagatattcaaaaaaaaaaactaacagcaACTTTCGATTTCcttcttcttatatttttatctgtTGTATGAATTACTAAGCCAAGGTGATATTCTTCAACCCACATGCATCCCACATTCTCTAGATCTCTTTTATGATTAATTCATTTCAATCTGAAATTATCTTATTTCAGTGTTTGCCCAAACTACTAAATATAGGAAAATCTATTGTACAAAAGACACCCAGATCAATAATATATTCGAAATCCTTCCAgtatatagaaaaatgaaaaatatgtgcATATGGGAAATGAGATAGGAGACCCCAAATTATTACGCCTTGCATGCAACATTTTCTATTAATACCAGGTGACTAAATCAAGGATTGTTTCCCTTCataaaatgtaagttcattgatggcacaaaacactttttgttcatctttttaagCTCAAATGTAGCAAATTATTTTACGGGTATTTTCTACATGCCTGATAATTAACTGATTCTCCCACACAAGAAAACTTCAACTaaaagtgagggtttttttgcagaaaaaaaaaatctctcctaaCAATTACACAGAGAATacgggttttgttttttttttaatgttaaatgtaaaaaataacaCAAAGTCATTATCTATGCAATTATTAggagagttattttttttcctgcaaagaGAGCATTGGAACCAATCTCTTCACTGGAAATTGAGAAAATGCTCACATCAGTTTTAAATGCACTTTTCACTTCATTGTTCCTCAAACTGTAGATCAATGGATTGAACATGGGGATGATCAGAGTGTAAAACACAGAGGCTATCTTGTCTGTATCAAAGGAGTGACTAGACTGAGGCTGCAGGTACATGAAGAGAAGTGTTGCATAGAACACGACCACCACTGTGAGATGAGAGCCACAGATGGAAAAGGCTTTGTGCCTGCCCTCAGTAGAGTTTATCCTGAAGATGACCACAAGAATGAGCACATAAGAGACAAGGATAGCCAAGAGGGAATAAACCAAATTAAATGAACAAAGGCTCATAATGATTAGTTCAATCTCACTTGTGTCTGAGCATACAATGGACAATAAAGGAAGACTGTCACAGTAGAAATTCTGTATTACATTAGAATCACAGAAAGACAAGGTAAAAATCTTAATTGTGATCAGTAGGGACACAGTGATGCTATAGATATAAGGGACAGCCAACAAGATGTTGCACACCCTATCTGACATTATTGCCATATAGAGGAGGGGCTTGCAGATAGCCACATAGCTGTCATAAGCCATGGCTGATAGAATGAAAACTTCACTGGTCATAAATATACCAAAGAAGACTAACTGTATTGCACACCAATTGAAGGATATGTTATTTTTCTCCACTATAAAACTGACCAGCATTTTTGGACCAACCACTGTAGAATAGCCAAGATCAACAAATGCCAGATGTGTAAGAAAAAAGTACATGGGAGTTTGGAGGTACGAATCCACACCGGTGAGGATGATCAGACCTAAATTTCCCAGAGCTGTAGACATGTAGctaaggagaaagaacccaaagAGGGCATCTTGAAGTTTCATATGGTTTGTGATGCCCATGAGAATGAATTCAGTTACCTGGTTCCCTTTGGTGTCATTCACCTTGATCATCTTCTCCATCCAAGAAAAATCATCtgagaataaaaggaagaagcCTTTACTGAGAATTCTTTGAAGAGTAATTTAAATTATAGTGGCTAGAAATGGTTTAGATGAATGATGAGGAACTTTCCCATCATATTACAATACATGTCATACCATATCATATATCACATCATATCACATGTGACATCACTTATCATGTCATGTGTTAAGGGCTTGtcacaaatagaaaagaaattgaagatttaTTATACAAAAAGAGGAATAAATCATGAAGTTCTTTGATCCCGAGTGTTAGGACGGGATAATGTTATGAATAACTTCTAAAACATCTTAAATATCCAGTGGGTAGAAGGATTATACTGGGGAAGGGAGAGTATATGAGAGCAcgaaaaacaaaattatataaacATTTCTAGAAAAACCACCAGATCATAGGTCCTAGCTCTGACCAATATCACAGATGTTTTGTtgcaaacagaaaaatcaaatgGCTTTTGTCAAGGAACAGTTATAACTAAAAGTGTATGAAAGCACAGGAATCTTTGAGATCTAGTACATGTAACTGGTTATCTTCATCAGAAAAAGTTTAATGTGTCTGTTTTTAAAACCTCTTTCAAGTTTCTGAGAATATCAGGtgttaaaaatatcaaaattgtaAACCTGGGACATGCTCAAAATCACTTTTCTTCTAGAAATGTTTTAAACAATTTCACCTTCAGTGAAATGGACTCTTCATGACATCATTCACGTACAAGGCAGGTATAATGATCAGCTTTTTTAGCTGAGCCAGTTGTGATCTTTTGATGTGATCTTTTGATACCTGATATACTTAGATGATCCAAACAAATAATAATGCTACCCACTTACCTGAAAAGTAAAATCTTCTGTGACTTGTTCATGATATCACTGTTACCAAATGGTGGAAGGAGACTTTATGGCTTTTACAGTCCCCAAGAGAATGTGTCCCTAAAGTACtggaaaaatataatgaatttt
This portion of the Notamacropus eugenii isolate mMacEug1 chromosome Y unlocalized genomic scaffold, mMacEug1.pri_v2 SUPER_Y_unloc_1, whole genome shotgun sequence genome encodes:
- the LOC140516972 gene encoding olfactory receptor 8K3-like, which gives rise to MEKMIKVNDTKGNQVTEFILMGITNHMKLQDALFGFFLLSYMSTALGNLGLIILTGVDSYLQTPMYFFLTHLAFVDLGYSTVVGPKMLVSFIVEKNNISFNWCAIQLVFFGIFMTSEVFILSAMAYDSYVAICKPLLYMAIMSDRVCNILLAVPYIYSITVSLLITIKIFTLSFCDSNVIQNFYCDSLPLLSIVCSDTSEIELIIMSLCSFNLVYSLLAILVSYVLILVVIFRINSTEGRHKAFSICGSHLTVVVVFYATLLFMYLQPQSSHSFDTDKIASVFYTLIIPMFNPLIYSLRNNEVKSAFKTDVSIFSISSEEIGSNALFAGKKITLLIIA